A stretch of Arcobacter arenosus DNA encodes these proteins:
- the mfd gene encoding transcription-repair coupling factor codes for MKNIYEFLKGLKDNKELKSCQLLIVNDDKQAQIANDIVSFLGFESFVLSDFRANFGDDLLSFSEELQGITKTLNDYYSYKKENKILISPIRTVSFPMPKDTCFDSFEISFADTLKLEDLKDKLHNWGYYFVDIVTSEAEVSIRGDILDICPLGSEKGFRVSLFDDEVESIREFDIEDQKSSKDEIESFKITPAFLALDEETLEDINEQIELVESDAFIKDIHSLGFWYLGDLGEYLPQKLNSFITHEALDELDEVYVFEDKRLNKDKFLTIPQITYSKDYQEIAPANIKEFLSFHEGKKVTIISSSEAKVKSFDLELSNEKINYVFNNSIINLVSNDEVIISLNKEIKKRRKKKVRLVLDELQNGDFVVHEKHGIGQYKGIEPVVVMGAKRDFVVVMYAGDDKLLLPVENIDLIDRYVADGSSYAVVDKLGKGSFAKLKEKVKDRLFAIANDIIKIAAARELVNGIKINTNKQLLTDFAKKAGFDYTKDQKRSVKEIFDDLNSGRVMDRLLSGDVGFGKTEVAMNAMLAVVLDGHQTLFVCPTTLLASQHYHGIKKRFDEFGIKVAKLDGKSTTKEKNEVKKSLENGDIQVVIGTHSLLSVKTKDLALVIIDEEHKFGVKQKEKLKQLREDVHIFSMSATPIPRTLNLALSKLKGMSSLLTPPSERLGVRTYVKEYSEKLIKEIVLREKRRGGQLFYVHNNIASIEAKKADIEEIVPNIKIEIIHSKIKPADAEKLIERFENKEFDILLATSIVESGLHLPNANSIIIDGADRFGIADLHQLRGRVGRSNKEGFCYYVVEDKKKITDDAIKRLVALESNSYLGSGTALAHQDLEIRGGGNIIGEAQSGHIKQIGYGLYLKMLEDALATLSGDKKEESESVDIKLAISAYISSDYIVEDRVRLELYRRLSKCKDKDEVYVIEEEMEDRFGKPDIPTKQFLELIIIKILAISKGIKTISSYEMNITLTKSDDTKETIKSSSKDDDDIISATLQYLRK; via the coding sequence CTTTAAACGATTATTATTCTTATAAAAAAGAGAATAAAATTTTAATCTCACCAATTAGAACTGTATCTTTCCCTATGCCAAAAGATACTTGTTTTGATTCCTTTGAAATCTCATTTGCTGATACATTAAAACTAGAAGATTTAAAAGATAAACTTCATAACTGGGGATACTATTTTGTTGATATTGTAACCTCTGAAGCAGAAGTTTCAATTAGAGGTGATATCCTTGATATTTGCCCCCTTGGTAGTGAAAAAGGGTTTAGAGTATCTTTATTTGATGATGAAGTTGAATCAATTAGAGAGTTTGATATTGAAGATCAAAAATCTTCAAAAGATGAGATTGAATCTTTTAAAATAACCCCTGCATTTTTAGCTTTAGATGAAGAAACCTTAGAAGATATAAATGAGCAAATAGAATTAGTTGAATCTGATGCTTTTATTAAAGATATTCACTCTTTAGGTTTTTGGTATTTAGGAGATTTAGGTGAGTATTTACCACAAAAACTAAACTCTTTTATTACCCATGAAGCCTTGGATGAACTTGATGAGGTTTATGTTTTTGAAGATAAAAGATTAAACAAAGACAAGTTTTTAACAATCCCTCAAATTACATATTCAAAAGATTATCAAGAGATAGCCCCTGCAAATATAAAAGAGTTTTTAAGCTTCCATGAGGGCAAAAAAGTAACTATTATTTCATCTTCTGAGGCTAAAGTAAAATCCTTTGATTTAGAACTTTCAAATGAAAAAATAAACTATGTATTTAATAACTCAATTATAAATTTAGTTTCAAATGATGAAGTGATTATTTCATTAAATAAAGAGATTAAAAAAAGAAGAAAGAAAAAAGTAAGGCTTGTTCTTGATGAGTTACAAAATGGAGATTTTGTAGTTCATGAAAAACATGGTATTGGACAATACAAAGGGATTGAGCCAGTTGTAGTTATGGGTGCAAAAAGAGATTTTGTAGTTGTAATGTATGCCGGTGATGATAAACTTTTACTTCCCGTTGAAAACATTGATTTAATTGACAGATATGTAGCTGATGGTAGTTCTTATGCTGTTGTTGATAAGTTAGGTAAGGGAAGTTTTGCCAAACTAAAAGAGAAAGTAAAAGATAGACTTTTTGCAATTGCAAATGATATTATAAAAATAGCAGCTGCTAGAGAACTTGTAAATGGTATTAAAATCAACACAAACAAACAGCTTTTAACAGACTTTGCAAAAAAAGCAGGTTTTGATTACACAAAAGATCAAAAAAGAAGTGTTAAAGAGATTTTTGATGATTTAAATTCAGGTAGAGTTATGGATAGACTTCTTTCTGGAGATGTTGGATTTGGTAAAACTGAAGTTGCAATGAATGCAATGTTAGCAGTTGTATTAGATGGACATCAGACACTTTTTGTTTGCCCTACAACACTACTTGCATCTCAACACTATCATGGTATTAAAAAAAGATTTGATGAGTTTGGTATAAAAGTTGCTAAACTTGATGGTAAATCAACTACAAAAGAAAAGAATGAAGTTAAGAAATCACTTGAAAACGGTGATATTCAAGTGGTTATTGGAACCCACTCACTTTTAAGTGTAAAAACAAAAGATTTGGCCCTTGTTATTATTGATGAAGAGCATAAATTTGGTGTAAAACAAAAAGAGAAATTAAAACAATTAAGAGAAGATGTGCATATTTTCTCAATGTCAGCTACTCCAATTCCTAGAACACTAAATTTAGCACTTTCAAAACTAAAAGGGATGAGTTCATTACTTACTCCTCCAAGTGAAAGACTAGGGGTTAGAACCTATGTAAAAGAGTATAGTGAAAAATTAATCAAAGAGATAGTTTTAAGGGAAAAAAGAAGAGGTGGTCAACTTTTTTATGTTCATAATAACATTGCTTCAATTGAAGCTAAAAAAGCTGATATTGAAGAAATTGTTCCCAATATTAAAATAGAGATTATTCACTCAAAAATTAAACCAGCAGATGCAGAAAAACTAATAGAAAGATTTGAAAATAAAGAGTTCGATATCTTACTTGCAACATCTATTGTTGAATCTGGACTTCATTTACCAAATGCAAACTCAATTATTATTGATGGTGCTGATAGATTTGGTATTGCAGATTTACATCAGTTAAGAGGAAGAGTTGGTAGAAGTAATAAAGAGGGATTTTGTTACTACGTGGTTGAAGATAAGAAAAAAATTACAGATGATGCAATCAAAAGATTAGTTGCTCTTGAATCAAACTCATATTTAGGAAGTGGTACAGCTTTAGCCCATCAAGACTTAGAAATCAGAGGTGGTGGAAATATTATTGGTGAAGCACAAAGTGGACATATCAAACAAATTGGATATGGTTTATATTTAAAAATGCTTGAAGATGCACTGGCAACTCTAAGTGGGGATAAAAAAGAAGAATCTGAATCTGTAGATATCAAATTAGCAATCTCAGCTTATATTTCAAGTGATTATATAGTTGAAGATAGAGTAAGACTTGAACTTTATAGAAGACTTTCAAAATGTAAAGATAAAGATGAAGTTTATGTTATAGAAGAGGAGATGGAGGATAGATTTGGTAAACCTGACATCCCAACAAAACAATTCTTGGAACTTATTATTATAAAAATTCTTGCAATTTCTAAAGGAATTAAGACAATTAGTTCTTATGAAATGAATATCACTTTAACAAAATCAGATGATACAAAAGAAACTATAAAGTCTTCAAGTAAAGATGATGATGATATTATTTCTGCAACTTTACAATATTTAAGAAAGTAA